In a single window of the Methanolobus psychrophilus R15 genome:
- a CDS encoding phosphoribosylaminoimidazole carboxylase related protein, producing the protein MELKDILSKIKNNEMEPEVAEGHIRSMGYVPVSDIAKVDIFRRHRTGIMEAILAEGKDPEDVVEIAKVQVAATGRVLITRLGIKHMESLESSFHPGNIEWSMHRTAAVVHDGTPSPKTGGLVAIITAGTADIDVAEEARMVAHEMGCETIAIYDVGVAGFHRLVGEMIKLQDRKPDAIVVAAGRGGTLPTVGRREGTLPTVVSGLVDVPVIGVPVSTGYGAGAKGEAALLSMLQSCSVLSVVNIDAGFVAGSFAARIANTVAKARSRD; encoded by the coding sequence ATGGAACTAAAGGACATACTTAGTAAGATAAAGAACAATGAGATGGAACCAGAGGTTGCGGAAGGGCATATACGCTCCATGGGCTATGTTCCGGTTTCAGATATTGCAAAAGTAGATATATTCCGCAGGCATCGCACAGGTATCATGGAAGCCATCCTTGCGGAAGGGAAGGACCCTGAAGATGTGGTTGAGATAGCAAAGGTACAGGTGGCTGCAACAGGAAGAGTGCTTATCACCCGTCTTGGAATAAAGCACATGGAATCTCTTGAGTCCTCGTTCCATCCCGGTAATATCGAATGGAGTATGCACAGGACCGCAGCGGTTGTCCATGACGGCACGCCTTCTCCGAAAACCGGAGGCCTTGTAGCTATCATTACCGCCGGGACTGCTGACATAGATGTTGCTGAGGAGGCCCGTATGGTAGCCCATGAGATGGGATGTGAGACTATCGCCATATATGATGTGGGCGTTGCAGGTTTCCACAGGCTGGTTGGCGAGATGATCAAGTTGCAGGACCGCAAGCCGGATGCCATAGTTGTGGCAGCCGGGCGGGGAGGCACTCTGCCCACCGTAGGGCGGCGGGAAGGCACTCTGCCAACCGTAGTTTCCGGACTGGTGGATGTACCAGTCATTGGTGTTCCCGTTTCTACCGGCTATGGTGCCGGAGCAAAGGGTGAAGCTGCCCTGCTCTCCATGTTGCAATCATGTTCTGTTCTCTCTGTGGTGAATATCGATGCAGGGTTTGTGGCGGGCTCTTTTGCCGCAAGGATTGCAAACACGGTTGCAAAGGCACGTAGCAGGGATTAA
- a CDS encoding thioredoxin reductase (NADPH), translating into MIMYDLIIVGAGPAGLAAGIYAARYGLETLVLEQSAVPGQISVANVIENYPGFVSTSGKELMARFREHALANGITIKKADVRKVEDAAGKKIVFTHEEELHALAVIIATGANPQLLGVPGEKELLGKGVSYCATCDAAFFADQEVLVIGGGESAVTDALILSGIASKVYVVHRRDSLRACKVLQQRAFMKENIEFIWDTVVEEIAGEDAVEKVMMRNVKTQERIEKNVEGVFIYVGINPNTGIVELNKNGKGFIVTNERMETSVKGIYAAGDCRVSPLWQVVTAVADGAVAAISAQEYVTDLKLMR; encoded by the coding sequence ATGATCATGTATGACCTGATCATTGTAGGTGCAGGGCCTGCAGGACTGGCTGCAGGAATATACGCAGCAAGGTATGGTCTGGAAACACTGGTGCTTGAGCAATCCGCAGTCCCGGGTCAGATCTCGGTGGCAAATGTGATCGAGAACTACCCTGGTTTTGTTTCAACTTCCGGCAAGGAGCTTATGGCCCGCTTCAGGGAGCATGCGCTGGCTAACGGGATCACTATAAAGAAAGCCGATGTCAGGAAGGTAGAGGATGCGGCAGGTAAAAAGATAGTTTTCACCCACGAGGAGGAGCTTCATGCTCTTGCAGTCATCATAGCTACAGGTGCAAATCCGCAACTACTCGGTGTCCCGGGAGAGAAAGAGCTTCTGGGCAAAGGTGTTTCATATTGCGCTACCTGCGATGCTGCTTTCTTTGCAGACCAGGAAGTTCTCGTTATAGGCGGGGGTGAATCGGCTGTCACCGATGCCCTAATACTTTCCGGTATCGCAAGCAAGGTCTATGTTGTTCACAGGAGGGACAGCCTGAGGGCCTGTAAAGTACTGCAGCAAAGGGCTTTTATGAAAGAGAATATCGAATTCATCTGGGATACGGTTGTTGAAGAGATTGCAGGTGAGGATGCTGTCGAGAAGGTCATGATGAGAAATGTGAAGACCCAGGAGAGAATCGAAAAGAATGTAGAAGGCGTCTTCATATATGTTGGCATCAACCCTAATACGGGAATAGTTGAACTGAATAAGAATGGAAAAGGCTTCATAGTAACAAATGAAAGAATGGAGACATCTGTAAAAGGCATCTACGCAGCTGGTGATTGCCGTGTGAGCCCTCTCTGGCAGGTTGTTACGGCAGTTGCTGACGGGGCCGTGGCAGCGATCTCAGCGCAGGAATATGTAACAGATCTTAAACTGATGCGATGA
- a CDS encoding beta-lactamase-like protein, translated as MELEFKGACREVGRSAILVDDRIMIDYGLKPGEVTQYPVNGARPEVVMVSHAHLDHSGAVPNLMDIAPDVFMTPMTFDLASMLARDTLRIAERSREIAAYDSTDLSRFVENTHRIETGMEFHTHGYKAQFYDAGHIPGAAAIRLEDKKEKSIYYTGDINTIDTRLVSGATEFPDADALIIESTYFGNDHPPRKEIERAFIDSLMDTLNVGGNVIVPAFAIGRTQEILMLLDAHGIKAYVDGLGVSAYKIMIKHPDTLRNPTHLRRAFANAIIVDGPKRDKVPLESTVIVTTAGMLSGGPVLYYLKKLYKDPKSKILLTGYQVEGTNGRMALDNGMIENDGVIQQLGIKVEQYDFSAHCGDKELKGIVKDFCDRGTEHVFTMHGEDTEGFAEWIKNETGVDAQAPQLGNHFTV; from the coding sequence TTGGAACTGGAATTTAAAGGAGCATGCAGAGAAGTTGGGCGTTCGGCCATTCTGGTCGATGACAGGATAATGATAGACTATGGCTTGAAGCCAGGTGAGGTCACCCAGTACCCGGTGAATGGTGCGCGACCGGAGGTTGTGATGGTATCGCATGCACACCTTGACCACTCCGGTGCCGTGCCAAATCTGATGGACATCGCGCCCGATGTATTCATGACACCCATGACATTCGACCTTGCAAGCATGCTAGCTAGGGATACTCTGAGGATTGCAGAAAGAAGCAGGGAAATAGCGGCATATGATAGCACAGACCTTTCAAGGTTCGTCGAAAACACTCATCGGATCGAAACTGGCATGGAGTTTCACACTCATGGCTACAAGGCACAGTTCTATGACGCCGGGCACATACCGGGTGCTGCAGCTATCCGTCTTGAAGACAAGAAAGAGAAGAGCATCTACTATACAGGAGATATAAACACAATCGACACCAGGCTTGTATCCGGGGCTACGGAATTCCCGGACGCTGATGCACTCATAATAGAGAGCACATATTTCGGGAACGACCACCCGCCCAGGAAAGAGATCGAGAGGGCTTTTATAGACTCGCTCATGGATACGCTCAATGTGGGAGGTAATGTGATAGTTCCCGCTTTTGCTATCGGAAGGACGCAGGAGATATTAATGCTTCTGGATGCACACGGCATCAAAGCCTATGTGGACGGGCTTGGTGTTTCCGCCTACAAGATAATGATCAAGCATCCGGATACCCTGCGCAACCCCACGCACCTCAGGAGAGCTTTTGCAAATGCTATCATTGTAGACGGACCTAAAAGGGATAAAGTGCCTCTTGAATCAACTGTCATAGTAACGACCGCTGGGATGCTGAGTGGCGGGCCTGTACTGTATTACCTTAAGAAACTATACAAGGACCCAAAGTCAAAAATCCTTCTGACAGGTTATCAGGTAGAGGGCACAAACGGCAGGATGGCCCTGGACAACGGCATGATCGAGAATGACGGAGTTATCCAGCAACTGGGGATAAAGGTTGAGCAATATGACTTCTCGGCGCACTGTGGTGATAAAGAGCTCAAGGGAATTGTGAAGGACTTCTGCGACAGGGGCACAGAGCATGTGTTCACCATGCACGGAGAAGATACCGAAGGCTTTGCAGAATGGATAAAAAACGAAACAGGCGTAGATGCGCAGGCTCCTCAGCTGGGAAACCACTTCACTGTCTGA
- a CDS encoding 4Fe-4S ferredoxin iron-sulfur-binding domain-containing protein: protein MKIKINISSETVGRPIIAESILETGVLLNVSQAHFDRSHGEVVADVLEEHYDEMYQALTSRGARVTKLDAPIEWNEDECVECSACMSVCPTRVFSLDEDYSLKVDQAKCIQCGTCVEMCPHRALTLLNNK, encoded by the coding sequence ATGAAGATCAAGATCAATATTTCAAGTGAAACTGTCGGCAGGCCTATCATTGCAGAGTCGATCCTCGAGACGGGGGTCCTCCTGAACGTCTCACAGGCGCATTTTGACCGTTCCCATGGGGAGGTTGTTGCTGATGTATTGGAAGAGCATTACGACGAGATGTATCAGGCATTAACATCCAGGGGTGCGCGTGTCACGAAGCTTGACGCTCCTATCGAATGGAACGAGGATGAATGTGTTGAATGCAGTGCGTGCATGTCTGTATGCCCGACCAGGGTATTCTCACTGGATGAGGATTACAGCCTTAAGGTCGACCAGGCAAAATGCATCCAGTGCGGTACATGTGTTGAAATGTGTCCTCACAGGGCCCTTACTTTGCTGAACAACAAGTGA
- a CDS encoding 3-Cys thioredoxin peroxidase → MDEIVTMPLIGDDAPTFTAKTTMGEINFPKDYKGKWVILFSHPADFTPVCTTEFMTFASMQKDFKALNCELIGLSIDSIYAHIAWLRTIKEKIEYKGMKNVEVAFPVIEDLKMTVAKKFGMLQPGASDTQAVRAVFFMDPKAKIRAILYYPLSNGRNMDEVMRLLKAMQKSDAEGVATPANWQPGEDVIIPPPGSCGVAKERVESKDANTYCLDWFMCFKKQS, encoded by the coding sequence ATGGACGAAATAGTAACAATGCCGCTCATAGGCGATGATGCACCGACGTTTACAGCAAAGACGACCATGGGAGAGATCAATTTCCCCAAGGACTACAAAGGCAAATGGGTCATCCTCTTCAGCCACCCGGCAGACTTCACGCCTGTGTGTACCACGGAGTTCATGACATTTGCAAGCATGCAGAAGGATTTCAAAGCACTAAATTGTGAGCTCATCGGCCTGTCCATCGATAGCATCTACGCCCACATTGCATGGCTTAGGACCATCAAGGAAAAGATAGAGTACAAGGGAATGAAAAATGTAGAGGTGGCTTTCCCTGTTATCGAAGACCTCAAGATGACCGTTGCAAAGAAATTCGGAATGCTTCAGCCAGGTGCTTCCGACACCCAGGCTGTAAGGGCAGTGTTCTTCATGGATCCCAAGGCCAAGATAAGGGCCATACTCTACTACCCGCTCTCAAACGGCAGGAATATGGACGAGGTCATGAGGCTGCTTAAAGCCATGCAGAAGTCTGACGCAGAAGGTGTTGCAACACCAGCGAACTGGCAGCCAGGAGAAGACGTCATAATCCCGCCACCCGGATCATGCGGAGTTGCAAAAGAAAGAGTCGAGTCCAAGGATGCAAACACATACTGTCTCGACTGGTTCATGTGCTTCAAGAAACAATCTTAA
- a CDS encoding ferric uptake regulation protein — MYEGVRKRLTRISKATVYSNLRFLAEKGLIKEVNIKGVSRFEANLVPHHHIICIECGKISDYESEELTDYSLKIASDIEDFEVETTDTNFYGFCKECMEE; from the coding sequence GTGTACGAAGGCGTCAGGAAAAGGCTGACCAGGATAAGTAAAGCCACTGTATACAGCAATCTAAGATTCCTGGCTGAAAAAGGCCTGATCAAAGAGGTGAACATCAAGGGAGTTTCCAGGTTTGAGGCAAATCTTGTACCGCACCACCACATCATCTGTATTGAATGTGGTAAGATATCTGATTACGAATCAGAAGAACTGACAGATTACTCGCTGAAGATAGCGAGTGATATAGAAGACTTTGAAGTAGAGACCACAGATACGAACTTTTACGGATTCTGTAAAGAATGTATGGAGGAATAA
- a CDS encoding Ferritin, Dps family protein has product MKEEAAAELIQHAADELRHADMVASRIIQLGGTPILSPEEWLKVSNCGYDAPIDPFVKRVLEQNIKGEQCAIQTYNTILNKVKDKDPVTYNMVLQIMTDEIEHEDDLQAVLEDIELLQQK; this is encoded by the coding sequence ATGAAGGAAGAGGCGGCAGCCGAACTTATCCAGCATGCTGCTGACGAGCTCAGGCACGCAGATATGGTGGCATCAAGGATCATACAGCTTGGAGGAACTCCCATACTCTCACCGGAAGAATGGTTAAAGGTAAGCAACTGTGGATATGATGCTCCAATTGATCCTTTTGTAAAGAGGGTCCTTGAACAGAACATCAAAGGCGAGCAGTGCGCGATCCAGACTTATAACACTATATTGAACAAAGTCAAGGATAAGGACCCTGTGACCTACAATATGGTCCTGCAAATAATGACCGATGAGATCGAGCACGAGGATGACCTACAGGCAGTTCTCGAAGACATCGAACTTCTACAACAGAAATAA
- a CDS encoding Serine/threonine protein kinase, with protein sequence MIDDVIKVFKELDSKDLRILQGIEIGMKHYEWVPMDEVIKFTRLPFSMLDYRIRQLMRKKMVVATNVPYEGYQIYYDAYDALALNTFVKRGTVSAIGDEIGVGKESVVIEAIKQPELGIGEPQGVIIKFHREGRTSFKSVKRVRSHLDDKEHFSWIYAARLAAKREADIMRQLYPDVAVPKLIDNNRHALVMEVAPGSLLYRTKLEEPEWFMNAIIDQLKVTYSKGIIHSDISEYNIFVYDGGVQIIDWPQYVENSHPHADELLGRDVLNVIKYFKRKYNIDRDQDDVMQYIKQTQES encoded by the coding sequence ATGATAGACGACGTCATAAAAGTATTTAAGGAACTGGACAGCAAGGACCTGCGCATACTGCAGGGTATAGAGATTGGGATGAAGCACTATGAGTGGGTGCCGATGGATGAAGTGATCAAGTTCACGCGCCTTCCTTTCTCGATGCTGGATTACAGGATAAGGCAGTTAATGCGAAAAAAGATGGTTGTGGCAACCAATGTTCCCTATGAAGGATACCAGATATACTATGATGCCTACGATGCGCTCGCCCTCAACACATTCGTTAAGAGGGGAACAGTGAGTGCCATCGGGGATGAGATCGGTGTTGGGAAGGAATCCGTCGTTATCGAAGCTATAAAACAGCCCGAACTCGGGATAGGTGAGCCACAGGGAGTGATCATCAAGTTCCACAGGGAAGGCAGGACCAGTTTCAAGAGTGTGAAAAGGGTGCGCTCCCATCTGGATGACAAAGAGCACTTCTCATGGATATATGCCGCCAGGCTTGCAGCAAAAAGGGAAGCCGACATCATGCGCCAGCTCTATCCGGATGTGGCCGTGCCAAAACTGATAGATAACAACCGCCATGCACTTGTCATGGAAGTCGCGCCAGGTTCCCTTCTCTATCGCACAAAGCTCGAGGAGCCGGAATGGTTCATGAACGCGATCATCGATCAGTTGAAGGTCACTTACAGCAAAGGTATCATCCACTCCGATATAAGCGAATATAATATCTTTGTATATGACGGCGGGGTGCAGATCATCGACTGGCCTCAATACGTAGAGAACAGCCATCCACATGCAGATGAGCTGCTGGGCAGGGATGTCCTTAACGTAATTAAATACTTCAAGCGTAAGTACAACATAGACCGGGACCAGGATGATGTCATGCAATACATAAAGCAGACCCAAGAGTCATAA
- a CDS encoding TPR repeat-containing protein, with the protein MESDTPEEWFKLAFDAEEPEEKIEYFDLILECETRDPVLWSDEALALIWNNKGIAYTFMGMYEESMECFERSLKYNKSDTEVWYNMGVALFNLRRFEESIRCYNRILALDSRNDNAWINKGDVLAYTGRHREAIECYSKVHKDIELDCKFAIVWNKKGLAYLDLGLYENAAECFSKVLSIDPEHADAIENMRLAMEEAKMKNGLAVQAHSQIIRQ; encoded by the coding sequence ATGGAGAGCGATACACCTGAAGAATGGTTCAAACTGGCTTTTGATGCAGAGGAGCCGGAAGAAAAAATAGAGTATTTTGACCTCATACTCGAATGTGAAACAAGGGATCCTGTTCTCTGGAGTGATGAAGCTCTTGCTCTTATATGGAATAATAAAGGCATTGCCTACACTTTCATGGGAATGTATGAGGAATCGATGGAATGTTTCGAGAGATCCCTGAAGTACAATAAGAGTGACACTGAAGTATGGTATAATATGGGAGTTGCCCTTTTCAATCTTCGGAGATTCGAAGAATCCATCAGATGTTATAACAGGATCCTGGCGCTTGACTCGCGCAACGATAACGCCTGGATCAACAAAGGTGATGTCCTTGCGTATACTGGCAGGCACAGGGAGGCTATTGAATGTTACAGCAAGGTCCATAAGGATATCGAGCTTGATTGCAAGTTTGCCATCGTGTGGAATAAAAAAGGGCTGGCATATCTTGATCTTGGCCTTTATGAGAATGCAGCCGAATGTTTTTCAAAAGTCCTTTCAATAGATCCTGAACATGCAGATGCCATAGAGAATATGCGGCTTGCAATGGAAGAGGCTAAAATGAAGAATGGCCTTGCTGTCCAGGCACATTCCCAAATCATCAGACAGTGA
- a CDS encoding DNA topoisomerase I, translating to MHLIIAEKHIAAKRIASILAQDKLKQVRVSGVDTYEYGTGEDRKVFIGLSGHIVKLDFPKAYNNWQKVEAKELIDAQVITTSTQVKIVSALKKLGKEATKATIATDYDREGELIGVEAVDILKSVNPDIEFDRVHYSAITPKEIHDTFENPAKIDFSLADAGHSRQVIDLVWGASLTRYISLAAGRLGNMFLSVGRVQSPTLALIVEREKERDAFVARKYWELSASLRTRKGEVFVAEHKTSRFWEKEEVDSALSALKDTAVVSSITTSTKTDKQPTPFNTTEFISAASTMGYTASSAMNIAESLYMNGFISYPRTDNTVYPESIDLRAQIEIFTKGPFKEYAEKLLAMKELVPTRGKKETTDHPPIYPASLAKKSELSEQEWKLYELVVRRFFATFAEPAEWETIKARFDITGEEFKANGARLVKPGWRWYYPYNAPEDRLLPALAEGDELEVLSKDVAEKETQPPGRYGQGRLIKLMEELGLGTKATRHEIISKLYSRAYIHGNPLQPTKTAFAVVESLEKFAPTISKPDMTSKLEEDMDRIAEGNIPEDEVLKESREMLFSVFRDLEENRDNISESLRAGLREDKIIGVCPECSSKLMVMRSKKGGRFIGCEGYPECNFSLPLPRGGKVIVTDKTCDQHGLYNITIINSGKRPWNLGCPQCNFLEWRKVQDEEKKNNNGKIKPKKITDITGIGKVTAEKLTEAGISDVKDLVGMDPLELSKTTNIPVKKIRGWQDAIA from the coding sequence ATGCATCTCATCATAGCAGAGAAACATATAGCGGCAAAAAGGATAGCAAGCATCCTTGCCCAGGACAAATTAAAACAGGTGAGGGTCAGCGGAGTCGACACCTATGAATATGGCACAGGTGAGGACAGGAAAGTGTTCATCGGGCTGAGCGGACATATTGTAAAGCTGGACTTCCCCAAGGCCTACAATAACTGGCAGAAGGTTGAGGCAAAAGAACTGATAGATGCTCAGGTCATAACAACTTCCACGCAGGTAAAGATAGTATCTGCACTCAAAAAACTGGGTAAGGAAGCTACAAAAGCTACTATAGCCACTGACTACGACAGGGAGGGAGAACTTATCGGCGTCGAAGCGGTGGACATATTAAAGAGTGTCAATCCCGACATAGAGTTTGACAGGGTCCACTACAGTGCCATCACACCTAAGGAGATACACGATACCTTTGAGAATCCTGCCAAGATCGATTTCAGCCTTGCTGATGCCGGACATTCGAGACAGGTCATAGACCTTGTGTGGGGTGCTTCCCTTACGCGCTATATATCCTTGGCTGCCGGAAGACTGGGCAACATGTTCCTTTCTGTGGGCAGAGTACAATCACCTACGCTTGCCCTTATAGTGGAGCGGGAAAAGGAGAGGGATGCTTTTGTGGCCAGGAAATACTGGGAACTTTCCGCAAGCCTGCGAACAAGGAAGGGAGAGGTCTTTGTGGCTGAGCACAAAACCAGCCGGTTCTGGGAAAAGGAAGAGGTCGACAGTGCTCTCAGTGCACTTAAAGACACTGCGGTGGTCTCAAGCATAACCACTTCCACCAAGACTGACAAACAGCCTACGCCTTTCAATACCACGGAGTTCATCAGTGCAGCCAGTACAATGGGTTATACTGCCTCAAGCGCAATGAACATCGCAGAGTCGCTTTACATGAACGGTTTCATCTCATATCCCAGGACTGACAACACAGTCTATCCTGAGAGCATCGACCTTCGGGCACAGATAGAAATCTTTACCAAGGGCCCATTCAAGGAGTACGCTGAAAAGCTCCTTGCAATGAAAGAGCTCGTGCCCACAAGAGGCAAGAAGGAAACAACGGATCACCCGCCTATCTATCCTGCCTCCCTTGCAAAGAAGTCCGAACTAAGCGAGCAGGAGTGGAAACTATATGAACTGGTGGTCAGGCGTTTCTTTGCAACATTTGCAGAACCTGCAGAGTGGGAGACCATCAAGGCGCGTTTCGACATTACCGGAGAGGAGTTCAAGGCAAACGGAGCCAGGCTCGTTAAACCCGGATGGCGATGGTACTATCCATATAATGCACCAGAGGACAGGCTGCTGCCCGCCCTGGCAGAAGGCGATGAGCTGGAAGTCCTGAGCAAGGATGTCGCAGAAAAGGAAACGCAACCACCTGGCAGATACGGACAGGGCAGGCTTATCAAGCTCATGGAAGAGCTTGGACTTGGCACAAAGGCAACACGCCATGAGATCATAAGCAAGTTATACTCCAGGGCATATATCCACGGCAATCCGCTCCAGCCCACAAAGACCGCCTTTGCTGTTGTCGAGTCACTTGAGAAGTTCGCTCCCACCATATCAAAACCCGACATGACAAGTAAACTGGAAGAAGATATGGACAGGATAGCGGAAGGGAACATTCCGGAAGATGAAGTTCTCAAGGAATCAAGGGAGATGCTGTTCTCGGTCTTCCGGGACCTTGAGGAGAACAGGGACAATATCAGTGAATCCTTGCGTGCCGGCCTGAGAGAGGATAAGATAATAGGGGTTTGCCCTGAATGCAGTTCCAAGCTCATGGTCATGCGCTCAAAGAAAGGAGGGCGATTCATCGGGTGCGAAGGGTACCCGGAGTGCAATTTCTCACTGCCTCTGCCTAGAGGTGGGAAAGTGATAGTTACAGATAAGACCTGCGACCAGCATGGCCTCTACAATATCACCATTATCAATTCAGGGAAGAGGCCATGGAACCTTGGATGCCCGCAGTGCAACTTCCTTGAATGGAGAAAAGTACAGGACGAAGAGAAGAAGAATAACAACGGTAAGATAAAACCTAAGAAGATAACCGACATAACAGGTATAGGCAAGGTCACCGCTGAGAAGCTTACAGAGGCGGGAATATCCGATGTCAAGGACCTGGTCGGCATGGATCCGCTGGAGCTTTCAAAAACCACCAATATCCCGGTGAAGAAGATAAGGGGCTGGCAGGATGCCATTGCCTGA
- a CDS encoding molybdopterin-guanine dinucleotide biosynthesis protein, whose protein sequence is MKRSSLLLAGGLGTRLEGREKALLLLNGNTFIENTLRVLDRVCDEVIISFRDEAQLRHFGGYVSGRKTVLDTIQHAGPLAGMLEGFREASGEYVLVVACDMPYIDADVIERLFELAESHNAVVPVSDSGRKEPLHGVYKRVPMLHAIEMSLLEGDRFAMSPVLKLENVMFPETRDLGEFNKGRNTFININTPEDLAGLEGN, encoded by the coding sequence ATGAAACGATCCTCATTACTTCTGGCCGGAGGTCTTGGAACAAGGCTTGAAGGCAGGGAAAAAGCATTGCTTCTCTTAAACGGTAACACTTTCATAGAGAATACCCTGCGGGTTCTGGACCGGGTATGCGATGAGGTCATAATCTCTTTCAGGGATGAGGCCCAGCTCAGGCATTTCGGTGGATATGTAAGTGGAAGAAAAACAGTGCTTGATACAATTCAACATGCTGGACCACTTGCCGGAATGCTGGAAGGGTTCAGGGAGGCTTCGGGAGAGTATGTGCTTGTTGTAGCCTGTGATATGCCCTACATCGATGCTGATGTCATTGAGCGCCTTTTCGAACTGGCAGAAAGCCACAATGCAGTGGTTCCTGTAAGTGATTCCGGAAGAAAGGAACCCTTACATGGTGTCTATAAGAGAGTCCCGATGCTGCATGCAATAGAGATGTCCTTGCTTGAGGGGGACAGGTTTGCCATGTCCCCCGTGCTGAAACTTGAGAATGTCATGTTCCCTGAAACCAGGGATCTGGGTGAATTTAACAAAGGGAGAAATACATTTATAAACATAAACACTCCTGAAGACCTGGCAGGGTTAGAAGGCAATTAA
- a CDS encoding heat shock protein Hsp20 → MSDKRKRRSFFEDILDDEDFSDIEDIIEHMMERFGVDMDDLSKQPFVYGFSISQRPGEEPEINEFGNVPSPDESRFGRQQIRVDERKPLIDVCEIDDNLYVTAELPGIEKEEIELLATENSMQLKAAGKEQKYTEDIELPTGVDPDSAKATYRNGVLEVVLNKKEFGKQRPVRID, encoded by the coding sequence ATGTCAGATAAAAGAAAGAGGCGAAGTTTTTTTGAAGATATCCTGGATGATGAGGACTTCAGTGATATTGAAGATATCATAGAGCATATGATGGAAAGGTTCGGTGTAGACATGGATGATCTTTCAAAACAGCCGTTTGTCTATGGTTTTTCTATCTCGCAGCGTCCGGGTGAAGAACCTGAGATAAATGAGTTCGGTAATGTACCTTCACCTGATGAGAGCCGCTTTGGAAGGCAGCAGATCCGTGTGGATGAAAGGAAACCACTGATAGATGTATGTGAGATCGATGATAATTTATATGTTACTGCAGAACTGCCCGGGATAGAGAAAGAAGAGATAGAACTTCTTGCAACAGAGAATTCCATGCAGCTTAAAGCAGCCGGTAAAGAGCAGAAGTATACCGAGGATATCGAGCTCCCGACGGGTGTGGATCCTGACAGTGCAAAAGCCACTTACAGGAACGGAGTGCTTGAAGTAGTATTGAATAAAAAAGAGTTCGGGAAGCAGAGGCCAGTCCGGATAGATTGA